The following are encoded in a window of Pseudalgibacter alginicilyticus genomic DNA:
- the fsa gene encoding fructose-6-phosphate aldolase: protein MKFFIDTANLSDIEEAQALGVLDGVTTNPSLMAKEGITGETNILAHYKKICNIVEGDVSAEVISTDFEGMVKEGEALAALHPQIVVKLPMIAAGVKACKYFSDKGIRTNVTLVFSVGQALLAAKAGATYVSPFIGRLDDISTDGLNLIAEIRQVYDNYAFDTQILAASVRHTMHVIDCAKIGSDVMTGPLSSITGLLKHPLTDSGLAKFLEDYKKGN, encoded by the coding sequence ATGAAGTTTTTTATTGATACAGCAAACCTTAGTGATATTGAAGAAGCACAAGCTTTAGGTGTTTTAGATGGCGTAACAACTAATCCTTCTTTAATGGCCAAAGAAGGGATTACCGGTGAAACAAATATATTAGCACACTATAAGAAGATTTGTAATATTGTTGAAGGCGATGTAAGTGCAGAAGTTATTTCAACTGATTTTGAAGGCATGGTAAAAGAAGGTGAAGCATTGGCTGCTTTACACCCTCAAATTGTGGTAAAACTACCAATGATAGCAGCAGGTGTAAAAGCGTGTAAGTATTTTTCAGACAAAGGTATAAGAACTAACGTAACATTGGTTTTTTCTGTAGGACAAGCATTATTAGCTGCAAAAGCAGGAGCTACTTATGTATCGCCATTTATTGGAAGATTGGATGATATATCTACCGATGGTTTAAATCTTATTGCAGAAATAAGACAAGTTTATGATAATTATGCTTTTGATACTCAAATTTTAGCAGCTTCTGTGCGTCATACAATGCACGTTATTGATTGTGCTAAAATTGGAAGTGATGTTATGACAGGACCATTATCATCCATTACGGGTCTATTAAAACACCCATTAACCGATAGTGGTTTAGCAAAGTTTTTAGAAGATTATAAAAAAGGGAATTAG
- a CDS encoding alkaline phosphatase, with protein MNSSKQSILILLFFIFQIAIGQEIGLPYKIHSHNDYKQKVPFWTAYSCGLNSIEIDVILKNDTLFVAHDEVDITSFNTIENLYLDPIQKTFQLTPQSYQQIQLLIDIKTEAIATLKTLINTLKLYPDITNSEHISFIVSGNQPKPESYNNYPSFIKFDYQNLKPLSEEALNKVGLISLPFSKFSNWNGKGRLTKEDHKKVSEIINKAHSFNKPFRFWGCPDSKTAWKAFAELGVDYINTDMPYTASTYIHSLSDRIHRNTFYSTVYKPTFHSIKKNQGVKNIILMIGDGYGLSQISAAALSNHGELTLTQLKSIGLLKTQAADDFTTDSAAAGTAIATGEKTYNRSIGMNINRVPIENMTELLNKKNYNTGFITTDVITGATPSAFYAHQLDRDMTKEIASDLIKSNISLFMGGGASSYSDIFVNSNFTILNSLNEIASSKKKKVGYFLSEKGVPSINSGRDHILAEATKTGLEYFSNQNKPFFLMIEAAQIDSFGHRNDISGIVTEAIDFDKAITEAIKYADTHKNTLVIITADHETSGLSIPQGNLESNKVEGDFSTYDHTGVMVPIFAYGPKSEVFTGVYENNEVFHKIKDVLNIK; from the coding sequence ATGAACTCTTCAAAACAAAGCATATTGATACTGCTATTTTTTATTTTTCAAATAGCCATTGGACAAGAAATAGGGTTACCATATAAAATTCATTCCCATAATGATTACAAACAAAAAGTTCCGTTTTGGACGGCATATTCATGTGGTTTAAACTCTATTGAAATTGATGTTATCTTGAAAAATGATACGCTTTTTGTTGCTCATGATGAAGTGGACATCACTTCATTTAATACTATTGAAAACCTTTATTTGGATCCTATTCAAAAAACATTTCAATTAACCCCACAATCTTACCAACAAATTCAACTTCTTATTGACATTAAAACAGAAGCTATTGCTACCTTAAAAACACTTATAAACACTTTAAAATTATATCCTGATATTACAAATTCTGAGCATATCTCATTTATTGTTTCTGGTAACCAACCCAAACCTGAATCATATAATAATTACCCTTCTTTTATAAAATTTGACTATCAAAATTTAAAACCACTTTCAGAAGAAGCTCTTAACAAAGTAGGGCTCATAAGTTTACCATTTTCGAAATTTTCCAATTGGAATGGTAAAGGCAGACTTACCAAAGAAGATCACAAAAAAGTATCAGAAATAATTAATAAAGCACACAGTTTTAACAAACCTTTTCGCTTTTGGGGTTGTCCAGATTCTAAAACAGCATGGAAAGCCTTTGCTGAGTTAGGTGTAGATTACATCAATACAGATATGCCTTATACTGCATCTACATACATACACTCATTATCAGATAGAATTCATAGAAACACTTTTTATTCTACCGTTTATAAGCCTACATTTCATTCAATTAAAAAAAATCAGGGTGTTAAAAACATTATTTTGATGATTGGAGATGGCTATGGACTTTCTCAAATATCAGCCGCTGCACTATCTAATCACGGAGAACTAACACTAACACAACTAAAATCTATAGGCCTTTTGAAAACACAAGCTGCTGATGATTTTACAACTGACTCTGCAGCTGCCGGAACCGCAATTGCTACTGGTGAAAAAACATATAATAGATCTATAGGCATGAATATAAATAGAGTGCCAATAGAAAACATGACGGAATTGCTTAATAAAAAAAATTACAATACAGGCTTTATAACTACTGATGTAATTACTGGAGCTACACCATCGGCATTTTATGCCCATCAATTAGATAGAGATATGACTAAAGAAATAGCCTCCGATTTAATTAAAAGTAATATTTCATTATTTATGGGAGGAGGGGCCTCCAGCTACTCTGATATTTTTGTTAATTCAAATTTTACTATTTTAAATAGTTTAAATGAAATAGCTTCAAGCAAAAAAAAGAAAGTTGGCTATTTTCTTTCTGAAAAAGGTGTACCAAGTATAAACTCGGGTCGAGACCACATACTTGCTGAAGCTACCAAAACAGGATTAGAATATTTTAGCAATCAAAATAAACCATTTTTTTTAATGATTGAAGCTGCGCAAATAGATTCTTTCGGACATAGAAATGATATATCTGGCATTGTAACAGAAGCTATTGACTTTGACAAAGCGATTACTGAAGCTATCAAGTATGCTGATACTCATAAAAATACACTCGTAATAATAACAGCAGATCATGAAACTTCTGGATTAAGCATCCCTCAAGGAAATTTAGAGTCAAATAAAGTTGAAGGCGATTTTTCAACTTATGACCATACAGGTGTTATGGTTCCTATATTTGCTTACGGACCTAAATCTGAGGTTTTTACTGGAGTTTATGAAAACAATGAGGTTTTTCACAAAATAAAAGACGTTTTAAATATAAAGTAA
- the manA gene encoding mannose-6-phosphate isomerase, class I, translating to MSKNTTNLFALKGKIQNYAWGGKQFIPELLGMEANDEKCAEYWLGAHANAPSTILTTEGNQSLNDFLKSNLVASLGSEVVNKFGRLPFLFKVLDVHDMLSIQVHPSKKEAEKGFKNENDLGIPITAPHRNYKDDNHKPEIMVALSEFWLLHGFLPKNQLIQRLKNTPEFVGLLPIFEKESYYGLYKKVMEQSQEASNKMLAPLVERIMPLYLAGKLDKSSPDYWAAKAVDSAEDKTLLDKGIYSIYFFNILKANKGEAIFQDAGIPHAYLEGQNMELMANSDNVLRGGLTPKHIDVPELLKHITFEETIPNIMQGTLQDDGLERIYKTIAPDFELSKIDISSVKAYQSQSKTAQIIMIIEGQAEIKEGNTVLTLKKGESAFLKAQSVYSISTLTSAIIYKATAP from the coding sequence ATGTCAAAAAACACAACAAACCTATTTGCTCTTAAGGGAAAAATTCAAAATTATGCATGGGGTGGTAAACAGTTTATTCCAGAATTATTAGGAATGGAAGCTAATGATGAAAAATGTGCAGAATATTGGTTAGGAGCCCATGCCAATGCACCATCAACTATTTTAACAACTGAAGGGAATCAATCTTTAAATGATTTCCTGAAATCAAACCTTGTTGCTAGCTTAGGAAGTGAGGTTGTTAATAAATTTGGGCGTTTGCCATTCTTATTTAAGGTATTAGATGTGCATGATATGCTATCCATTCAAGTACATCCATCCAAAAAAGAAGCAGAAAAAGGCTTTAAAAATGAAAATGATTTAGGAATTCCGATAACAGCTCCTCATAGAAATTATAAAGATGATAATCATAAACCTGAAATAATGGTAGCCTTAAGTGAGTTTTGGTTGTTACACGGGTTTTTACCAAAAAATCAATTGATTCAAAGATTAAAAAATACACCTGAGTTTGTTGGGTTATTACCAATTTTTGAAAAAGAAAGTTACTATGGACTTTATAAAAAAGTAATGGAACAATCTCAAGAGGCAAGCAATAAAATGTTAGCACCTTTAGTTGAGCGTATTATGCCATTGTACTTAGCAGGGAAATTAGATAAATCAAGTCCAGATTATTGGGCAGCCAAAGCTGTTGATTCAGCAGAAGATAAAACCCTTTTAGATAAAGGTATTTATTCTATCTATTTTTTCAACATTCTAAAAGCAAATAAAGGAGAAGCAATTTTTCAAGATGCTGGTATTCCTCATGCTTATTTAGAAGGTCAAAATATGGAGTTAATGGCAAATTCAGATAATGTGTTACGTGGTGGTTTAACTCCTAAACATATTGATGTCCCAGAACTGCTTAAACATATTACTTTTGAAGAAACTATTCCAAATATTATGCAAGGAACGTTGCAAGATGATGGTTTGGAGCGTATTTATAAAACAATAGCACCAGACTTTGAGCTTAGTAAAATTGATATTTCTAGTGTAAAAGCATATCAATCACAATCTAAAACAGCTCAAATTATAATGATTATTGAAGGTCAAGCAGAAATAAAAGAAGGAAACACAGTTTTGACTCTTAAAAAAGGAGAATCCGCATTTTTGAAAGCCCAAAGTGTATATAGCATATCTACTTTAACTTCAGCGATAATTTATAAAGCCACAGCTCCCTAA
- a CDS encoding transketolase family protein, which produces MNKKIDQQSADNIRALAVAMVEKANSGHPGGPMGGADFMHILYSEFFNYDPSDMEWPFRDRFFMDAGHLSTLMYAQYYLLGNYTKDDVANFRQWGSITPGHPEVDVKRGIENTSGPLGQGHTMGVGAAIAAKFLQARFGDWMNHKIYGFISDGGIQEEISQGAGRIAGHLGLSNFIMFFDSNDIQLSTSTDEVTTEDTAMKYEAWGWKVVTIDGHNHEEIRKALTDANNETEKPTLIIGKTIMGKGCVTVDGDMFEGYCELHGQPIGATGADYTKTLINLGANPESPFDIFDDVQEFYKNLLTEKTAKAAEKKAEILTWRQANEALASKLDFFLSGELPELDFSTITHKAGLATRAASSGVLGYLAENVENMIVSSADLSNSDKTDGFLKKTQALQKGDFSGSFLQAGVAELTMACIANGIALHGGIIPVVATFFVFSDYMKPAIRLSGIQELGVKYVWTHDAFRVGEDGPTHQPVEQEAQIRLLEKLKNHSGNPSFLALRPADSAETSVAWKMALENKNTPTGLILSRQGIKDIVPQGASRYKEALAAEKGGYLVKEVENPDVVLIANGSEVATLFAAAEILESQHNLKVNIASVISEGVFRLQSKDYQNSVIPKNKPLFGLTAGLPVNLEGLVGDSGKVFGLEHFGYSAPASVLDDKFGFTGEKVSKQVLAYLNK; this is translated from the coding sequence ATGAACAAAAAAATTGATCAACAATCAGCAGATAACATAAGGGCGCTTGCTGTAGCCATGGTAGAAAAAGCAAATTCAGGACACCCAGGAGGTCCTATGGGAGGTGCAGATTTTATGCATATTCTGTATTCTGAATTCTTTAATTATGACCCATCAGATATGGAATGGCCATTTAGAGATCGTTTTTTTATGGATGCTGGTCACTTATCAACTTTAATGTATGCCCAATATTATCTTTTAGGAAACTATACAAAAGATGATGTTGCTAATTTTAGACAATGGGGTTCTATAACACCAGGTCACCCAGAGGTTGATGTAAAGCGTGGTATTGAAAATACATCTGGTCCCTTAGGTCAAGGCCATACTATGGGTGTGGGAGCAGCTATTGCCGCTAAGTTCTTACAGGCTCGTTTTGGAGACTGGATGAATCATAAAATTTATGGTTTTATTTCTGATGGAGGTATCCAAGAAGAAATTTCACAAGGTGCTGGGCGTATTGCTGGGCATTTAGGATTGAGCAATTTTATCATGTTTTTTGATTCTAATGATATTCAATTATCAACTTCTACAGATGAAGTAACTACAGAGGATACAGCTATGAAATATGAAGCTTGGGGATGGAAGGTAGTTACAATTGATGGACATAATCACGAAGAAATTAGAAAAGCATTGACAGATGCTAATAATGAAACTGAAAAACCAACCTTAATAATAGGAAAAACAATTATGGGAAAAGGTTGTGTTACGGTAGATGGAGATATGTTTGAAGGTTATTGTGAATTGCATGGACAACCTATTGGTGCTACAGGTGCAGATTATACAAAAACCTTGATCAACTTAGGAGCAAACCCAGAAAGTCCATTTGATATATTTGATGATGTTCAAGAGTTTTACAAAAATCTATTAACAGAAAAAACGGCTAAAGCTGCTGAAAAGAAAGCAGAGATTTTAACGTGGAGGCAAGCAAACGAAGCCTTGGCTTCAAAATTAGATTTCTTCTTGTCAGGAGAATTACCAGAATTAGATTTTTCAACCATAACTCATAAAGCTGGTTTAGCAACACGAGCAGCCTCTTCAGGGGTTTTAGGGTATTTGGCTGAAAATGTTGAGAATATGATTGTGTCGTCTGCTGATTTATCAAATTCAGATAAAACAGACGGATTTTTAAAGAAAACACAGGCGCTTCAAAAAGGCGATTTTTCAGGATCATTTTTACAAGCAGGTGTTGCTGAGTTAACTATGGCATGTATTGCTAATGGTATTGCGCTTCACGGAGGAATTATTCCAGTAGTAGCAACATTCTTTGTATTTTCAGATTATATGAAACCAGCCATTCGTTTGAGTGGTATTCAAGAATTGGGTGTGAAATACGTTTGGACGCATGATGCTTTTAGAGTTGGAGAGGATGGACCAACACACCAACCAGTAGAGCAAGAAGCTCAAATACGTTTATTAGAAAAATTAAAGAACCATAGCGGAAACCCAAGTTTCTTGGCTTTACGTCCTGCAGATTCTGCAGAAACCAGCGTAGCTTGGAAAATGGCCTTAGAAAATAAAAACACCCCAACAGGATTAATTCTTTCTCGTCAAGGTATTAAAGATATAGTCCCGCAAGGAGCGTCAAGATACAAAGAAGCTTTAGCTGCTGAAAAAGGAGGGTATTTAGTAAAAGAAGTTGAAAATCCAGATGTGGTTTTAATCGCAAATGGATCTGAAGTTGCAACCTTATTTGCAGCAGCAGAGATTCTAGAGTCTCAACATAACTTAAAAGTGAATATTGCTTCGGTAATTTCAGAAGGGGTTTTCAGATTACAATCTAAAGACTATCAAAACTCTGTAATTCCTAAAAATAAACCATTATTTGGCCTAACGGCTGGCTTACCAGTTAATTTAGAAGGTTTGGTAGGTGATAGCGGTAAAGTATTCGGGTTAGAGCATTTTGGCTATTCAGCACCAGCATCTGTATTAGATGATAAATTTGGCTTTACAGGCGAAAAAGTAAGCAAACAAGTATTGGCTTATTTAAATAAATAA
- a CDS encoding DUF4861 family protein yields the protein MKNVKSLFFVLAIMSLSACSQKNADKTIVVKNSLDLERTFETVTLTKDFLKVEDLSNLGIKDIETNELQITQTVDNDEDGVFDQLLFQPKVAANSEKKYVVVELADEEKSETIEYCYSRFVPERTDDYAWENNRVAFRVYGPDAQYRAENNLPQPTLSSGVDAWLKRVEYPIINKWYKKDTDKTGSYHKDTGEGLDNFHVGISRGVGGIAVKKDTTYYYSKNYTKWRTITTGPIRTSFYLEYANWDAGGNEIIESKIISLDYGSNLSKFNTTIQGANTISAGLTLHEKDGEVSGSDENAWVSYWQPHADSEIGTAIVAPKKYFSGFEKYDTESKDESNAYAHLKVIDNSVVYYAGFGWKKSKQFNTKDEWESYLNSFSKKIENPLEVTLE from the coding sequence ATGAAAAACGTAAAATCATTATTTTTTGTTTTAGCGATTATGTCCTTATCTGCTTGTTCTCAAAAGAATGCAGATAAAACAATTGTCGTAAAAAATTCACTTGATTTAGAAAGAACTTTTGAAACAGTAACGCTTACAAAAGATTTTTTGAAAGTTGAAGATTTGTCAAACCTTGGCATAAAAGATATTGAAACCAATGAATTGCAAATCACACAAACAGTTGATAATGATGAAGATGGTGTTTTTGATCAGTTGTTGTTTCAACCTAAAGTAGCAGCAAATTCAGAAAAAAAATATGTTGTTGTTGAATTGGCTGATGAAGAGAAATCAGAAACTATTGAGTATTGCTATTCTCGCTTTGTTCCAGAGCGTACAGATGATTATGCATGGGAAAATAACAGAGTTGCGTTTCGTGTTTATGGACCAGATGCACAATATCGAGCTGAAAATAACTTGCCGCAACCTACGCTTTCAAGTGGTGTAGATGCTTGGTTAAAAAGAGTTGAATATCCCATAATTAATAAGTGGTATAAAAAAGATACCGATAAAACAGGATCTTATCATAAGGATACTGGAGAAGGACTTGATAATTTTCATGTAGGTATAAGTAGAGGAGTAGGCGGTATAGCTGTTAAGAAAGACACAACATACTATTATTCTAAAAATTATACGAAATGGCGTACAATTACAACAGGCCCAATTAGAACGAGTTTTTATTTAGAATATGCTAATTGGGATGCTGGAGGAAACGAAATCATTGAAAGTAAAATTATTAGTCTTGATTATGGTAGTAATTTGAGTAAATTCAATACTACTATTCAGGGTGCGAATACAATATCAGCAGGATTAACACTTCATGAAAAGGATGGAGAAGTATCTGGTAGTGATGAAAATGCTTGGGTTAGTTACTGGCAACCACATGCAGATTCAGAAATAGGTACAGCGATTGTTGCACCTAAAAAATATTTCTCAGGTTTTGAAAAATATGATACAGAATCTAAAGACGAAAGTAATGCCTATGCACATTTAAAAGTGATTGATAATTCGGTTGTATATTATGCAGGTTTTGGATGGAAGAAAAGTAAGCAATTCAACACTAAAGATGAATGGGAGTCTTATTTAAATTCTTTTTCTAAAAAAATAGAAAACCCATTAGAAGTGACTTTGGAATAG
- a CDS encoding metallophosphoesterase family protein, translating into MYSFRPIVFIIYFVVTSIIAQKPVSIDTQDIQIAFIADIHFQDIYGKFSDTDYQGVFNNKTNKFTLLRTMDAQLHSTRIFNENYFALFAALDDMAAKGIKFVALPGDFTDDGQTIHLRGLQQILQTYSSTYDMQFFITTGNHDPVGPFAQESGKSDFMGINGQAQGIYSNSKSSNKNDNKLPNIISEDIKKLGYKGIFSHLKPYGFSPQKNYLFWATPFSNYKADNYTYDKALANAPLEKRMYDIVPGYTIPDASYVVEPTPNVWLLAIDANVYIPKRTTNGNPLNPKNYGSASIGYNNVVTHKKHLLTWIETIANEAKRLNKTLIAFSHYPIIDFNDDASETLKSFFNGNKWQLERVPNEMVAKLLSEAGITVHVGGHMHINDTGIRTFSNEKSIVNIQTPSIAAYIPGYKILKIKPNSTIEVNTITINKIPNFNELFPLYEQEYTFLKENKLPVWNYDILKTNSYKDFTIFHLKELVRLRFLKDDWDSNFKNFMLNISAEELLLLPYLNPEIDLQTMFDNKELYKTDWKTAKDKARMALKKSEFSFHDFEQWTAFDLIFDFYRIRNADILAIDDIGIKQISIYQWLFKNYNLNISKKVTDINRQKLTEFYNAFSKFLNGSPSNNFIIDYKTGKLTKIESK; encoded by the coding sequence ATGTATTCATTTCGCCCTATCGTTTTTATAATTTATTTTGTAGTAACGTCAATTATTGCTCAAAAACCGGTCTCTATCGATACGCAAGATATTCAGATAGCTTTTATAGCCGATATTCACTTTCAAGACATCTATGGAAAATTTTCGGATACTGACTACCAAGGTGTTTTTAATAATAAAACAAATAAGTTTACCTTATTAAGAACAATGGACGCTCAATTGCATTCTACACGGATTTTTAATGAAAATTATTTTGCTCTTTTTGCTGCTTTAGATGATATGGCTGCCAAAGGCATAAAATTCGTTGCATTACCAGGAGATTTTACCGATGACGGACAAACCATCCATTTAAGAGGATTGCAACAAATTTTACAGACTTATAGCAGTACTTATGATATGCAATTTTTTATTACAACTGGTAATCATGATCCAGTAGGACCTTTTGCACAAGAATCTGGGAAATCGGACTTTATGGGAATTAATGGACAAGCACAAGGCATTTATAGCAACTCAAAATCCAGTAATAAGAATGATAATAAACTACCTAATATCATTTCAGAAGATATAAAAAAATTAGGTTACAAAGGTATTTTTAGCCATTTGAAACCCTATGGCTTTTCTCCTCAAAAAAATTATTTATTCTGGGCTACACCATTTTCAAATTATAAAGCAGATAATTACACATATGATAAAGCATTAGCTAATGCTCCCCTTGAAAAAAGAATGTATGATATTGTACCTGGATATACCATTCCTGATGCTAGTTACGTGGTAGAGCCTACGCCTAACGTATGGCTATTAGCTATTGATGCTAATGTTTATATCCCCAAAAGAACTACAAATGGTAATCCTTTAAACCCAAAAAATTATGGCAGTGCAAGCATTGGCTATAACAATGTAGTTACTCATAAAAAACATTTACTTACATGGATAGAAACAATTGCAAATGAAGCTAAACGGCTTAACAAAACCCTTATTGCTTTTAGTCATTACCCAATAATAGACTTTAATGATGATGCTTCCGAAACCTTAAAATCTTTTTTTAATGGAAATAAATGGCAATTAGAACGCGTGCCCAATGAAATGGTAGCCAAACTATTATCTGAAGCAGGTATTACCGTTCATGTTGGGGGGCATATGCATATAAATGATACTGGAATTAGAACGTTTTCAAACGAAAAATCAATAGTCAATATCCAAACACCATCCATAGCAGCATATATTCCTGGCTACAAAATATTAAAAATTAAACCCAATAGTACTATTGAAGTAAACACAATAACTATTAACAAAATTCCTAATTTTAATGAATTATTTCCTTTATATGAACAAGAATATACTTTTTTAAAAGAAAACAAACTCCCTGTATGGAATTATGATATTTTAAAAACAAATTCATATAAAGATTTTACCATCTTTCATTTAAAAGAGCTTGTTAGATTGCGTTTTCTAAAAGATGACTGGGATTCTAATTTTAAAAATTTTATGCTAAACATTTCAGCAGAAGAGCTACTTCTTCTTCCTTATTTAAATCCTGAGATAGATCTTCAAACTATGTTTGACAATAAAGAATTATATAAAACCGATTGGAAAACCGCAAAAGACAAAGCTAGAATGGCCTTAAAGAAATCTGAGTTTTCTTTTCACGATTTTGAGCAATGGACGGCTTTTGATTTGATTTTTGACTTTTACAGAATTAGAAATGCAGATATTTTAGCTATTGATGATATTGGAATAAAACAAATTTCAATATATCAATGGCTTTTTAAAAATTACAATTTGAATATATCAAAAAAAGTTACTGATATAAACAGACAAAAGTTAACAGAGTTTTACAATGCTTTTTCAAAATTTTTAAATGGCTCGCCTTCAAATAACTTTATAATAGATTATAAAACTGGCAAATTAACTAAAATAGAAAGTAAATAG
- a CDS encoding gluconate 5-dehydrogenase, giving the protein MSTNLFDLTGKVALVTGAVHGLGMAMAKGLGNAGATIVVNNNSNDALEEAVKEYKASGLNAYGYVFDVTDDKAVEESIAKIEKEVGPIDILVNNAGIIKRTPIVEMETKDFELVVKVDLVGPFIVSKYVAKNMIKRGGGKIINICSMMSELGRDSVSAYAAAKGGLKMLTRSMATEWAKYNIQTNGIGPGYFATSQTAPIRVDGHPFNEFIMGRTPAGRWGNPEDLQGAAIFLASKASDFVNGHVVYVDGGILATIGKPSNES; this is encoded by the coding sequence ATGTCAACAAACTTATTTGATTTAACAGGAAAAGTAGCATTAGTAACAGGAGCAGTTCATGGTTTAGGTATGGCTATGGCAAAAGGATTAGGTAATGCAGGAGCAACAATTGTTGTAAATAACAATTCTAATGATGCGTTAGAAGAAGCGGTAAAAGAATATAAAGCGTCAGGATTAAATGCATATGGTTATGTATTTGATGTAACTGATGATAAAGCCGTTGAAGAATCTATTGCTAAAATAGAAAAAGAAGTAGGTCCTATAGATATTTTAGTAAACAATGCTGGAATTATAAAAAGAACGCCTATTGTTGAAATGGAGACTAAAGATTTTGAACTTGTAGTAAAAGTAGATCTTGTAGGACCATTTATTGTTTCTAAGTATGTTGCTAAAAACATGATTAAAAGAGGCGGAGGAAAAATCATTAACATTTGTTCTATGATGAGTGAGTTAGGAAGAGATTCTGTAAGTGCATATGCTGCCGCTAAAGGAGGTTTAAAAATGCTTACAAGAAGTATGGCTACAGAGTGGGCAAAATATAATATTCAAACCAATGGTATTGGTCCAGGGTATTTTGCAACAAGCCAAACAGCACCAATTAGAGTAGATGGGCATCCTTTTAATGAATTTATTATGGGGCGTACACCAGCAGGACGTTGGGGTAATCCTGAAGATTTACAGGGAGCAGCGATATTTTTAGCATCTAAAGCAAGTGATTTTGTTAACGGTCATGTTGTTTATGTAGATGGAGGAATTCTTGCTACTATCGGTAAGCCTTCAAATGAAAGTTAA